One Myxococcales bacterium genomic region harbors:
- a CDS encoding thiolase family protein: protein MSTLPPVYIVAATRTPIGAFQGALSSIAAPKLGAAAIAGALANAKLDPAAVGQVFMGNVLSAGQGQAPARQAMIHAGIPNSVPATTVSKVCGSGMEALILGARALALGDADVIVAGGMESMSNAPYYLDKARTGYRMGNGTLVDGMIFDGLWDPYKDVHMGNCGDACAKEFGYTREQQDEFAAQSFRKALSAQKEGLFDAEITPVSVPQKKGDALVIKADEGPSKGDPSKFASLRPAFSKDGTITAANASSINDGASALILASEAGVKKHGLTPLARITGYAGAAQAPEWFTTAPAKAMDAVAAKLGMSLGDVDLVEINEAFAVVAMVSADQCKIDRARVNVRGGAVALGHPIGASGARIVTTLTHALIQQNKKRGLASICIGGGEALALVIER from the coding sequence ATGTCGACTCTGCCCCCCGTCTACATCGTCGCCGCGACCCGTACGCCCATCGGCGCCTTCCAGGGAGCCCTCTCGTCGATCGCCGCCCCCAAGCTCGGCGCCGCTGCCATCGCGGGCGCCCTCGCCAACGCGAAGCTCGACCCCGCCGCCGTCGGCCAGGTCTTCATGGGCAACGTGCTCTCGGCCGGCCAGGGCCAGGCCCCCGCTCGCCAGGCCATGATCCACGCCGGCATCCCGAACAGCGTGCCCGCCACCACGGTGAGCAAGGTCTGTGGCTCGGGCATGGAGGCGCTCATCCTCGGCGCTCGCGCGCTCGCCCTCGGGGACGCCGACGTCATCGTCGCCGGTGGCATGGAGTCGATGTCCAACGCCCCGTATTACTTGGACAAAGCGCGCACCGGCTACCGCATGGGCAACGGCACCCTCGTCGACGGGATGATCTTCGACGGCCTCTGGGACCCGTACAAGGACGTCCACATGGGCAACTGCGGCGACGCGTGCGCCAAGGAGTTCGGGTACACGCGCGAGCAGCAGGACGAGTTCGCCGCGCAGAGCTTTCGCAAGGCGCTCTCGGCCCAGAAAGAGGGCCTCTTCGACGCCGAGATCACGCCGGTCTCCGTGCCGCAGAAGAAGGGCGACGCGCTCGTGATCAAGGCCGACGAGGGCCCGTCGAAGGGTGACCCGTCGAAGTTCGCGTCGCTCCGCCCGGCCTTCTCGAAGGACGGCACGATCACCGCGGCGAACGCCTCGTCCATCAACGACGGCGCGAGCGCGCTCATCCTCGCGAGCGAGGCCGGCGTGAAGAAGCACGGCCTCACGCCGCTCGCGCGCATCACGGGTTATGCCGGCGCGGCGCAGGCCCCCGAGTGGTTCACCACGGCCCCGGCCAAGGCCATGGACGCGGTCGCCGCGAAGCTCGGCATGTCCCTCGGGGACGTCGACCTCGTGGAGATCAACGAGGCGTTCGCCGTGGTCGCGATGGTCTCGGCCGACCAGTGCAAGATCGATCGCGCGCGCGTCAACGTCCGCGGCGGCGCGGTGGCCCTCGGTCACCCGATCGGCGCGAGCGGGGCCCGCATCGTCACGACCCTCACGCACGCCCTCATCCAGCAGAACAAGAAGCGCGGCCTCGCGTCGATCTGCATCGGTGGCGGCGAGGCGCTCGCGCTCGTCATCGAGCGCTGA
- a CDS encoding MBL fold metallo-hydrolase: MLGPFAVADGIARVAARSPTLPPATHTNSYAIGTREILLVEPATPYDDELREWLAWARGLVSQGCEIRGIFVTHHHPDHVGGVDVLARELAVPLLGHDATFERITHAEHRTERHVEGDTIVLDGPSPKRLRVLHTPGHAVGHLCLFDEETRAIVVGDMVASEGTILIAPGEGDMAQYLTELTRLGALDTSVALPAHGAPIDDPRGHFRRYVAHRLLREAKVLAAVREVGRGSLDDLVPVAYADTPPAIFPIAKLSLEAHLEKLVADGKVTQRDGAYLAAEP; the protein is encoded by the coding sequence ATGCTCGGGCCGTTCGCGGTCGCCGACGGGATAGCGAGGGTGGCCGCGAGGTCGCCCACGCTGCCTCCGGCCACGCACACGAACAGCTACGCGATCGGCACGCGCGAGATCCTGCTCGTCGAGCCCGCGACGCCCTACGACGACGAGCTCCGAGAGTGGCTCGCCTGGGCGCGCGGGCTCGTCTCGCAAGGGTGCGAAATTAGGGGCATTTTCGTGACCCATCACCACCCCGATCACGTGGGTGGGGTCGACGTGCTCGCGCGTGAGCTCGCGGTGCCGCTCCTCGGGCACGACGCGACCTTCGAGCGCATCACGCACGCCGAGCACCGCACCGAGCGGCATGTCGAGGGCGACACGATCGTGCTCGACGGCCCTTCGCCGAAGCGCCTCCGTGTGCTCCATACGCCGGGGCACGCCGTGGGGCACCTTTGCCTCTTCGACGAAGAGACGCGGGCCATCGTGGTGGGCGACATGGTCGCGAGCGAAGGCACCATCTTGATCGCGCCGGGCGAGGGCGACATGGCGCAGTACCTCACGGAGCTCACGCGGCTCGGAGCCCTCGACACGAGCGTCGCGCTCCCGGCTCACGGCGCGCCCATCGACGATCCGCGTGGGCACTTTCGGCGCTACGTCGCGCATAGGTTGCTCCGCGAGGCGAAGGTGCTCGCGGCCGTACGCGAGGTGGGGCGAGGTTCGCTCGACGACCTCGTGCCCGTGGCCTACGCCGACACGCCGCCCGCGATTTTCCCTATCGCGAAGCTGAGCCTCGAGGCGCACCTCGAGAAGCTCGTGGCCGACGGCAAGGTCACCCAGCGCGACGGCGCGTACCTCGCGGCCGAGCCTTGA